The Rhizobium viscosum genomic sequence GCGCTGTAGCGTGTAGGCAAGGAAATTCTTCACGGCGATGGGGCGGGCGTCGTAGCCGTTCCAGCCATTGGAGGGATCGCGCAACGCGCCGAACTTGACGCTGATGATGGCGTCTTCGCGCTTGCGGCCCTTGAGTGCCTCGCCGATCAGCATTTCATTATGGCCCATGCCATAGAAGTCGCCTGTGTCGAGCAGGTTGACGCCGGCATCGAGCGCTGCGTGGATGGTCGCAATACTCTCAGCACGGTCGGACGGGCCGTACATGCCTGACATGCCCATGCAGCCGAGGCCGATAGCCGAGACTTCTGGACCGGTTTTTCCCAAACGATGGATCTGCATCTTCTTCTCCTTCAGCGCCGATGGCGTCTTCGGATGTTGTTTTATCGCGCTCAAGCTTGTGCGATAATCCGGATAGTATCGAACAGGCCGTACGGAAAAATGAACAATGGATGACCTTCCCCTGAGTGATCTGGATGCCTTTGCCGCGATTGCAAGAGAGCGCAGTTTCCGCTCCGCAGCCCGCAAGCGCGGGGTTTCCGCGTCATCGCTGAGCGATTCCCTGCGGCGCCTCGAAGAGCGGCTCGGCGTCAGGCTTCTCAATCGGACGACACGCTCTGTCACGCCGACGGCGGCGGGCCAGCGATTGCTCGAGAAGCTTTCGCCGGCGCTTTCTGAAGTGGCCGCTGCGCTCAGTCAGCTCGACAGTTTTCGCGACAGTCCGGCGGGCACGCTCAGGCTCAACGTACCGAGTATCGTCCTAAAGCTCTTCATGGCGGACCTCGCCGCGCGGTTTCTGGCGCTCTACCCGCAGATTACGCTGGAGATCATTGGCGAAGATACATTCATCGACGTGCTGGCCGCCGGCTTCGATGCCGGCATTCGCTATGACGAGAGGCTGGAGCGCGACATGATTGCGGTGCCGATCGGCCCGCGCCGGCAGCGCTATGTGACGGCGGCTGCTCCCGCCTATCTGGAAAAGCGGGGCACGCCGCAGCATCCGCGGGATCTGCTGGAGCATAGCTGCATCCGCCATCGCTTCATCAGCGGCGCTACGCTTGCCTGGGAATTCGAACGGGGTGACGAAGTGATCGCGATTACGCCATCCGGGCCTATCATCGCCAATGCTGTGGAGATGGAAATCGAGGCCACGCTTGCCGGTCTTGGCGTCATCCGTACCTTTGAAGAACTGCTTGCGCCAGGCATTGCGGAGGGCCGGCTGGTGTCGATCCTCGAGGAATGGGACAGCGAATTTTCCGGTCCGTTTCTCTATTATCCGAGCCGCCAGCACATGCCCGCGCCATTGCGGGCTTTTGTCGATTTTGTACGGATGGAGCAGCGAAAAAGCGCGTGAACCATCTGTTTAGGCGGTCTCGCCATCAAAAACATTGAAATGTTCACGTATTGTTTCGGCTATTTCAATCGGCTATGTCATATATCCGGCGACGAGATCGTCTTTCCAGAAAATATCAGCTGTAGAGATGTCTTATGCTTGATCCGAAATTCGTTCGCCGCGGCCTTTTCCTGGTCTTCATCATCCTCTTTCTGGACGTCATCGGTATCGCCATCATCATGCCGGTCCTGCCCGTTTATCTGGAGCAGTTGACGGGCGGCACGGTCAGTGACGCGGCTGTCGATGGCGGCTGGCTGATGCTGATCTATTCGCTGATGCAGTTCCTGTTTGCGCCGCTGCTCGGAAACTTGAGCGACCGTTTCGGGCGCCGTCCGATCCTGCTTCTCTCGGTGCTGACCTTCGCGTTCGATAATTTCATCTGCGCCATCGCCACCAGTTACTGGATGCTTTTCGTCGGCAGGGTACTTGCCGGTATCAGCGGTGGCAGTTTCGCCACCTGCTCGGCTTACATTGCCGACATCAGCAATGAAGAGAACCGCGCCAAGAATTTCGGCCTGATCGGTATCGCCTTCGGTGTCGGTTTCACGGTCGGGCCTGTCATCGGCGGCTTCCTTGGTGAGTTCGGGCCGCGCGTGCCATTCTATGGTGCGGCCGTGCTTTCCTTCATCAATTTCGTTGCCGCCTGTTTCCTGCTGCCGGAAACGCTCGAAGCGAAGAACCGCCGTACGTTCGAATGGAAGCGCGCAAACCCGCTCGGCGCTTTGCGGCAGATGCGGCACTATCCCGGCATCGGCTGGGTTTGCCTCGTGATGTTCCTGTTTTTCCTCGCCCATGCCGTCTACCCCTCGGTCTGGCCCTTCGTCTCGACCTTCCGCTACGGTTGGAGCGAAGGGCAGATCGGTCTGTCCCTCGGCCTCTACGGGATCGGCGCCGCTGCGGTCATGGGGCTCGTTCTGCCGCGTGTCGTGCCTGTTCTCGGTGAATGGAAGACGGCGCTGCTCGGCCTGTGTTTCTCGATGACCGCCCTTACAGGTTATGCTTTCGCCTGGGAGGGCTGGGTCGTCTATACCGTGATCGTACTGACAGTCATGGAGAATGTTGCCGATCCGCCGCTGCGCAGCATTGCCGCCGGCAAGGTGCCGCCATCCGCACAGGGTGAGCTGCAGGGCGCACTCACGAGCATCAGCAGCATCACGACGATCATCGGTCCGCTGATCTTCACACAGATGTTCGGCTATTTCACCAAGCCGGATGCACCGATCACCTTTGCCGGCGCGCCTTATCTGCTGGCAGCGTTCTTCATCCTCGTTGCTGCGGTTGTATTTCTGACGCGCGTGACGACATCGAAAGCGCCGGCACAAGCTTTCAACGCGGCGGAGTGATCCATCAAAAACAGTGAAGCTGTGATGAATTTTTCAGCATCTGCTTGTTTTGGGGTAGTTCTTTGCGCTGCTTTGCTCTAAGTCAGCCTGATATTTTGCCGCACTGCGGCCCTTAACGATTCAATCTCAGGAATAGTGTCATGGACACGCCGATCGATGTGCGCGCCGTTGCGCCTGCAAACGACAACCGCTGGTCTGCGCATTTTCGCGCCACGCTGATGCTCGGCGTGCCGCTGATCGGCGCCCAGCTCGCGCAATTCGGCATCGGCATGACCGATGTGATGATCGTCGGTCAGCTTGGTGCCGAGCATCTTGCCGCCATGGTGCTTTCCGCGCAGTTCCTGTTCACGATCCTGATTTTCGGGTCGGGCTTTGCGATTGCCGTCATCCCGATGGTGGCCCAGGCCTATGGCCGCGGTGATGTCGTGACCGTGCGCCGCTCGCTGCGCATGGGGATCTGGGTCGTCATCTGCTATTGGCTGCTGATGCAGCCGGCCTTCTACAATTCCGAGGCGATCCTGCGTTATTTCGGGCAGAAGCCTGAAGTGGCGAAACTTGCCCACGGCTATATCATCATCGGTCAGTTCGGTGTGCTGCCGGGGCTGCTCTATAATGTCATGCGCGCGCTCGTTAGCGCCATCGGCAAGGCCGGCGTCATTCTCCAGGTCACCATCGCCATGCTGGTGCTGAATGCGATCGGCGCCTACATCCTCGTGCTCGGCCATTTCGGTTTTCCGGTCATGGGCCTGGAGGGTGCAGCAATCGTGTCCGTCGCGGTGCAGACGGCGGGCTTCCTGTTCATCCTGGCCTTCGTGCAGGGCAGGGACGAGACGCGGCGTTATGAGATTTTCGTGCGCTTCTGGAAGCCGGACTGGCATGCCTTCTTCGAGGTTATCCGTCTCGGCCTGCCGATCAGCGTCACCATCCTCGCCGAAGTCAGCCTCTTCACTGCAGCCTCGCTGCTGATGGGCCATATCGGCACGATCGAGCTTGCCGCGCATGGCATCGCTCTGCAGTGGGCGTCGATGGCCTTCATGATCCCGCTCGGTCTCGGCCAGGCGGCAACCGTGCGGGTCGGTGTCGCGCACGGGCAGGGCGATCATGCTGGGCTGGTACGGGCGGCGATCACGGTGCTGATCATCGCCAGCATCGCTGCGATCGTCGGCAGCATCATCTTTGCGACCGTGCCCCAGCTTCTGGCGCGCCTGTTCCTTGATGTCAGCCTGCCGGAAGCGCCTGAAGTGCTGGCCTATGCCGGTCCGCTGATCGTCATTGCCGGTCTCTTCCAGTTCGTCGATGGTGTACAGGCGATTGCCAGCGGCTTGCTGCGCGGGCTGAAGGATGCGCGCGTGCCGATGATCCTGGCGCTGATCGCCTACTGGCCGATCGGCTTCTTCCTCGCCTGGGCCTTCGCCTTCCCGCTCGGTTTGGGCGGTCTCGGCATCTGGCTCGGCTTTCTCGTCGGGCTTGCGGCGGCGGCCGCCATGCTCTGTGCGCGCTTCTACATTCTCGTTCGCCGGGAAGGAGCTGCGGCCGGCGCCTAAGCCGGCCGTCTTGGAATATCAGGCGGCCACGGGCTTGTAGCTGGCGATATCGGCGCGGATGCCGAGGCGCGCAAACATTTCCTGCGGGTCGAAATTGGCGGCCTTGTGGGCTGCGGCAACGACTGCCCGCACGCGTTCGACGACATCCGCACTTTCCCATTCGGCAACGGTCACGAAATTGAATTCGCCGGGACCGGCAACCTGTTCCAGCACCGTATGATTGATGAAGCCGTCCTGTGCCTCAAGCACCTTATGGGTCATCATCACATTGACGAGAAATTCCTCACGCGCCGCGGCGGGCACGACGAATTTGTCTATCCTGTAGAAAGCTCCGCTCATCCAGTCTTCTCCTGCATCGGATGTGTTGCAGGCAGTTCTGTAGTTCCTCAAGTTAAGTTGAGGTCAATATGCCGACAAAGAAAAAAGGCCCGCCTGAGCGGACCAATCTCGGCCCGGACGCCGGATGCAGAACAATGTCAGCGTCGGTTAGGTTGCGTCCAGTGTTCTGAAACATGGCGGGTCTCCCAGGAGCCTATCCGGCGGGACATCATAATCTCATCCACCTCCACGCCGTCTTGGAGAAACGCGCCCGGAATCCGGCCTATTTCGACAAAACCTTCGCGCTCGTAAAACCGGCGTGCCGCGGGATTTTCGGCGCTGACCGCCAGTTCGATCTGCCTGATCCCGTGGGCATCTGCATGCTTCGTCACTTGTTCCAGAAGTTCAAGAGCAAGGCCGGTTCCGCGCAGGCTGGCACGCACATAGACCATTATCAGCGTTGCCCGGTGCGCCATCTTGCTTGGCTTTTGCCACATCAGCCCCATGATCGCGACCGGTTCATCATCCTGGAAGGCGACGAAGACCGGCATTTCAATCAACCGGTTGCGCCATTCATCAAGAGACAGTACCTCCCAATCTTCTGAGCGGCTGGCGAATGCGGCAGGTTCAGAACGCAGGGCTTCAAGTCGAATTTTCTTGAAGACCTCAGCATCGTCCGGTTTCAGCAGTTTGATAATTCCGTCAGACATACACCGCTCCAAAGCCGCGAGACGGGTTAGCACTGTTCCTATGAAAGTATTTTCAGCAGGCAATATGTTGATGAAGACGACCCCCTCGATAAGTGAGGATCGTGATTTTTGATCAAACGGGCTGGGCTGCGAAGCAGCGGTGATGAGAAATCAGCGCTCGGCGAGCGCCGATTCGCCCTTCTTCTCGCGCACCATGTTGACGAAGCGGCGGAAGAGGTAGTGGCTGTCCTGCGGACCGGGGGAGGCTTCCGGGTGATGCTGGACGGAGAAGACCGACTTGCCGAGAACGCGCAGGCCGCAATTCGTGCCGTCGAAGAGCGATACGTGAGTCTCTTCAACGCCTTCGGGCAGCGACTTCGTGTCGACCGCGAAGCCGTGGTTCATGGAGACGATCTCGACCTTGCCGGTCGTGTGATCCTTGACCGGATGGTTGGCGCCGTGATGGCCCTGATGCATCTTCTCGGTCTTGGCGCCGAGTGCCAGGCCCAGCATCTGGTGGCCGAGGCAGATGCCAAAGACCGGGATATCGGTGCTGATCAGGTCCTTGATGACGGGAACGGCATATTCGCCCGTAGCTGCCGGGTCGCCGGGGCCATTCGACAGGAAGATGCCATCAGGCTGCAGGGCGAGCACGTCCTCAGCGCTCGTCGTTGCCGGCATGACGGTGACCTTGCAGTCGAGGCCGGCAAAGAGGCGCAGGATGTTGCGCTTCACGCCGTAATCCAGGCAGACGACATGATACTTCGTGTCGGCAGCGCCGAGTTCGCCGTATCCTTCGTTCCAGACCCAGGGGGTCTGCGACCACTGCGAGGACTGGCCGGACGAAGCGATCTTGGCGAGGTCGAGACCTTCGAGGCCGCTCCAAGCCTTGGCCTCCGCCTTCAGTGCGTCGACGTCGAAATTGCCCTGGGGATCATGGGCGATGACGGCGTTGGGCGAGCCGTTTTCGCGGATCCAGGCCGTCAGCGCGCGGGTGTCGATGCCGCAGAGGCCGATGATGCCGCGGGCCTTCAGCCAGGCGTCGAGATGCTTGGCGGCGCGGTAGTTGGAGGGCTCAGTGATATCGGCCTTGAAGATCACGCCGACCGCGCCATGGCGTGCTGCCGGCGTCAGGTCTTCGATATCTTCTTCGTTGGTGCCGATATTGCCGATATGGGGGAAGGTGAAGGTGACGATCTGGCCGAGATAGGAGGGGTCGGTGAGGATTTCCTCGTAGCCAGTGAGCGCAGTGTTGAAGACCGCTTCAGCCTGGACCTTGCCGGTTGCGCCGATGCCCTTACCTTCAATGACGGTGCCGTCGGCAAGAACGAGCAGGGCGGTCGGCTTTTCGGTTGTCCAGGGTGCTGTCGCGGTCATCTTCATCCCTTTTCCGGCGGGCCTGGCGTTCTGAAAACGCGAGCCGGCCATTTGATCTCGCAGGTGCAGGCGCGCGGCCTTGGCCGCGTTCGACGCCTGATCACGAATTTTGGTGCAGGTGGCGGTAGATAGCCACGCTCTTTGCCTAGGTCAATCTTTGTACTGCATATTGCGGCACTTTTCCTGCCGATATTGGCGGGATTCTCGCAATTTATTTGATCCCATGCATCGGCCTGGTTTATGAAAGCGCCATTTTAAAAGGAGTAACGACATGCTGCGCGATCAACTCGCCACTGAGCTCAAAGAGGCCATGAAGGCAAAGAAGATGGACCGTCTCGGCACCATCCGCCTCATCCAGGCCGCGATCAAGGATCGTGACATCGCCAATCGCGGCGTCGGCAAGGAAGAGGCGGGCGACGACGAAGTGCTGCAGATCCTCGCCAAAATGGTGAAGCAGCGCGATGAGTCGGCGAAGATTTACGAAGAGAATGCCCGCCCCGAGCTTGCAGCCAAGGAGCGCGCAGAAATTGTCGTTATCCAGGACTTCATGCCGAAGCAGCTTTCCGACGACGAGGTGCGTGCCAATATCGCCGCCATTATCAAGGAAGTCGGCGCCGAAGGCCCGAAGGACATGGGCAAGATCATGGCTGCCCTGAAAGAACACTATGCCGGCCAGATGGATTTCGCCAAGGCTTCAGGCACGGTCAAAGAGCTGCTGAAATAAAACGCCTTGCCTGCGGTTGTTCTGCGACCGCAGGCCCAAGTACCACTTCGGCGGCAGCATCGATAATGGCGAATTTCGCCGCCTGATAGTTCCAATATTCGAGCACGAAACCGCGGGAGAGCCAGAAATCGCCCTTTCTCGGCGGCTCGGTCCATCCTACGCTTCCCATATCGGCGGCCTGCGTGAGCAGGCGTTTCAGGTGGGTATTGGAAATCATGAACTGATCGCGAATCTCGCGCAGCGACAACGGGCCGACAATGATGCGATCGGCAGAATGCGGAAAGCCCGGCAGGCGCGAAATCAGATAATCCATCACGAGGCCGCCGGAATTGGCCCAGTTGAAGAGATTGAAGGTAGCGCCCGGATCGCGCACGGCTTCGGTTTCGATGATCTTCTTGGCGATGAGTGGCTGCAGGCGGGCGATCAATGTGGGATCGGCCGTCAGATTTTCCACGCGATGGCCGCTATCGAGGCTATCCAGAATCATCAGGTGGGCGACCAGCCATTTGGTAAAATGATGCTCGGCCGTTTCCGTCGGCTCAAGATAGCGGGTGCGTTTGTCGTCGCCCGGAACAGGGCGCAGAAACCGGTAGGCCAGCATTTCCTGAACGAAAGCAGCGGCAGTGTTGCGGCTGGCGATCTTATTTTGGATGACGAAATCGATGAAACGGCCGGAATAGAGGCCGCGCCTCTCATCCCCGGGATAGCCGTAATAGAGAGCAAAGCCGGTATGCGCCATCAGCCAGCGCTGCTGTGCGGCGAAGATCGATGCAATACGTGGGCTTTCGCGATAAATCGCGAGCATTTCATTGGCACAATGAAGAATTGCAGCAAGAAAATTATCGTTGGCTGCAAGATTTTCTGCGGTGTAGGCCATGGCGCTGTCCAGGAGTTTCGCGCATTCATTTGCCACGCCTATTGGAAGTGTCAATGCTTTTGTATTTCAGGGGTTAATTGGTAAGGTAAAGCTCAATAAAAGCGGTTGTGCAAAATCCTGAAGATTTCTGGTTTTCTCCGAAAACGGAAATGCTGTGTTTATTTGTTTTTAGACAATTCCGAACGCAGAACAGCTGCACATTTTTGCTGGAAATGCTCCAAAAATTAAGAAGGCAGGAGCTGGGGGCGCTCCTGCCTTCTTGCTCTTTGCTTCCGTCAGCGACGCAGGGTCGAAACCCAAGCCGGCGGGTATTTGCAAAGGCACCCTTGCGAGGCGGCGCCGGGGGTAGGGATGGTGCCTCGCTTGGGGATCGCTTTGTTGAGATCGAACTTATGGCCAGCCCCCGGTCTATTCAAATTACAAAAATATAATAATCCCGGATTCGGCCTTTTGGGATGTGAATATGGAGTTCGACCACACACTCCGGAAAAGCCCGGGTAATCCGCTCGTATCTCTTCTAACTGATTGTTTTTGCCTTTCTTTCTCTGGATTGGCTTTCCGCGAAATGGACATCGCCAGGCTTTCGGAACTTGGAAAATGTCAAAAATGTCGCACCCCCTGTCAGGGTCTGATAACGCTTTGTTGAGTGGCATCGGCGGACATTTGTGACAATCTCCTCCGCCCTGTGAAAAGCGGGATTTACGGCAGAAGTTTCGTGGCGCGGCGCGGCAAAGCTGCTTATATGGATGTTCTGCAAGAGGTAGAGATGCGCTTTTCCCCCACCTTCCTGGACGATATCCGCGACCGCGTTCCCATATCGAACGTGATTGCGCGGCGCGTGAGCTGGGACAAGCGCAAGACCAATGTATCGCGCGGCGACTATTGGGCCTGCTGCCCTTTCCACGGCGAGAAGTCGCCGAGCTTCCATTGCGAGGACCGCAAGGGTCGCTACCATTGCTTCGGCTGCGGTGTGACCGGCGATCATTTCCGCTTCCTGACCGAGCTCGAAGGTCAGAGCTTCCCCGAAGCCGTGCAGACGATCGCCGACATGGCCGGCGTGCCGATGCCGGTTGCCGATCCGCAGATGGAAAAGCGGGAGAAGGAGCGCACCTCGCTTCTCGATGTCATGGAAATGGCGACGCAGTTCTTTCAGGATCAGTTGCAGACGGCAAATGGCGCACGGGCGCGCGCCTATCTGCGTGACCGCGGGCTAACGGGGCGTACGATCGAGACGTTCCGGCTCGGTTTTGCGCCTGACAGCCGCAATGCGCTGAAGGAATTTCTGGCCGGCAAGGGTGTCAGCAAGGAGCAGATCGAGGCTTGCGGGCTGGTGGTTCATGAAAACGTTCCGGTCTCCTACGACCGCTTCCGCGATCGCATCATGTTCCCGATTCTCTCCTCTCGTGAGAAGGTCATAGCCTTCGGCGGACGCGCCATGTCTCCGGATGCGCCGGCGAAATATCTCAACTCCAATGAGACCGAGCTCTTCCACAAAGGCAATGTGCTCTACAATTTCGCCCGCGCGCGCCGCTCGATGCAGGGGGCGAACGGCGAGGGCACGATCATTGCCGTTGAAGGCTATATGGATGTCATCGCGCTGCATCAGGCAGGTGTCGAAAATGCCGTGGCACCGCTTGGCACAGCGCTGACGGAAAACCAGCTCGATCTGCTTTGGAAGATGACATCGCAGCCGGTGCTCTGCTTCGATGGCGACGGTGCCGGCATTCGTGCCGCCAACCGTGCCGCCGATCTCGCGCTGCCGCATCTGAAGCCAGGGCGGAGCGTGCGTTTCGCGCTATTGCCCGACGGCAAGGACCCTGATGATCTCGTCAAACACGAGGGCAGGGCGCCCTTCGACAGGGTCATGGCGCAGGCCAAGCCGCTCTCGGAAATGCTCTGGGATCGCGAGGCGAAAGCGGGCAAGTTCGATACGCCGGAAGCGCGCGCCGAACTGGAGGCGCGGCTGAGGCAGCTCGTCGCCGTCATCGCGGACGAGAATGTGCGTCGCCATTACCAGCAGGATATGCGCGACAAGCTGAACAGCTTCTTCCAGCCGCAGTTCCAGAATCGCGGCGGCGGCGAGCGACGCAATTTCGGCGGCAGCACCGGTAGTGGCAATTTCCGCGGCCAGAAGGCTGGCGCTCCCGCCGGGCCTCGAACTCCCGTTGCCGCATCGGATCGCCTGACCCGTTCAGGTCTCGTGCGCGGCCATCAGGACAATACGGCGCTGAGAGAATGTGTGCTGGCGCTGACGGTCATCAATCACCCCTCGCTGATGCTCGACGACTACGATGAGATCGCCGCGATCGACTATGACAATCGCGACCTGCAGAAGCTCTGGTCGGCGATGCTGGGTGCGGCGGCTGTCGTTGCCGGGCCGCATCTGACGCGTGATTATCTCATGGAATGCCTCGATGTGGCCGGCTTCGGTCCGCTCTTGAAGAATCTTGACCAGCAGGTGCGCAATGCGCGGCTCTGGACGGCGACCGAGGAGGCGGCGATGGAGGATGCCCGCGAAGGCTATCGTCAGGCGCTTGCCTTCCATAAGCGTGCCAAGGACCTGCGCTGGCAAAAGATCGAGCTGGAGCGCGATATCGCGCAGGCGACCGAGGCCGGGGACGATGCCGAAATCGACCGGCTGATGCGCGCCTCACAGGAAGTGCAATACGAGGCGCTCAGGCTCGAAAACCAGGAGGCCATCATCGATGGCTTCGGCGTGCTCTCCGGCCGCGTCAAGGGTGCTGCGAGCCACTGATGTCGCAGGCCGAACACGACGAACCATCCTTCTCCGCATCCGACGCCCTGTTTGCAGGTGCAGCCCGGCCGCTCGATGTACTGAAGCGCGTCTACGGCTATTCCGCCTTTCGCGGCCGGCAGCAGGAGGTGGTGGAACATGTTGTTGCCGGCGGCGATGCCGTCGTGCTGTTTCCAACAGGTGCCGGCAAATCCCTCTGCTTCCAGATCCCAGCGCTTTGCCGCCAGGGTCTTGGCATCGTCGTTTCGCCGCTGATTGCGCTGATGCGCGACCAGGTGGAGGCGATGAAGCAACTCGGCATTCGGGCCGCAGCGCTCAATTCATCCATCTCACGCGAAGAATATGTGGCGATCCGCCGCGGCATTTCCTCCGGTGATCTCGATCTGCTCTACGTCACGCCCGAGCGCATTCTGATGGAGGGGTTCCGGGAGATCATCGGCAACGCAAAGATCGCGCTCTTTGCCATCGACGAAGCCCATTGTGTCTCGCAGTGGGGTCATGATTTCCGGCCGGAGTATCGCGAACTCGGTAAGCTGTCCGAGCAATATCCCGGCGTGCCGCGCATCGCGCTGACGGCGACGGCCGATCCGCATACGCGCGAAGACATTATCGAGCGCCTGATGCTCGACAATGCCGCAGTCTTCACGACGAGCTTCGACCGGCCGAATATCTCCTATGAGATCGTCGAGCGGGACCAGCCGCGCCAGCAGCTCCTGCGCTTTCTCTCCGGCCACAAGGGCGATAGCGGTATCGTCTACTGCCTGTCGCGCGCCAAGGTGGAGGAGACGGCGGACTGGCTGAACACGCAGGGCATCCGGGCGCTGCCCTATCATGCCGGTATGGATCGGGCGCTGCGTGACGCCAACCAAGATGCGTTTCTGAAGGAGGAAGAACTCTGCCTTGTGGCAACCGTCGCCTTCGGCATGGGCATTGACAAGCCGAACGTGCGCTACGTTGCCCATCTCGATCTGCCGGGCTCAGTCGAGGCCTATTATCAGGAGACGGGTCGCGCCGGACGTGATGGTCTGCCGTCCGAGGTCTGGATGGCCTATGGCATGGCCGATGTGATTCAGCGCCGGCGAATGATTGATGAGGGCAATGCGGCCGATGAGATCAAACGCATCGAACGCGGCAAGCTTAATGCGCTGCTGGCGATCTGCGAGACTGCATCCTGCCGGCGGCAGGCGATTCTGGCGCATTTCGGCGAGGCGCATGGCGGCAAATGCGGCAGCTGCGACACCTGCCTGAAGCCGGTCGAGACCTGGGACGGGACGGAAGCGGCGATCAAGGCACTGGCGGCTGTCTATCGCACCGGCGAGCGCTTTGGCGCCGGCCACGTCATCGATGTGCTGATGGGCAACGTCAACGAGAAGACGGAACGCTTTCGCCATGTCGATATGCCTGTTTTCGGCGCCGG encodes the following:
- a CDS encoding TCR/Tet family MFS transporter, whose protein sequence is MLDPKFVRRGLFLVFIILFLDVIGIAIIMPVLPVYLEQLTGGTVSDAAVDGGWLMLIYSLMQFLFAPLLGNLSDRFGRRPILLLSVLTFAFDNFICAIATSYWMLFVGRVLAGISGGSFATCSAYIADISNEENRAKNFGLIGIAFGVGFTVGPVIGGFLGEFGPRVPFYGAAVLSFINFVAACFLLPETLEAKNRRTFEWKRANPLGALRQMRHYPGIGWVCLVMFLFFLAHAVYPSVWPFVSTFRYGWSEGQIGLSLGLYGIGAAAVMGLVLPRVVPVLGEWKTALLGLCFSMTALTGYAFAWEGWVVYTVIVLTVMENVADPPLRSIAAGKVPPSAQGELQGALTSISSITTIIGPLIFTQMFGYFTKPDAPITFAGAPYLLAAFFILVAAVVFLTRVTTSKAPAQAFNAAE
- a CDS encoding LysR family transcriptional regulator; the encoded protein is MDDLPLSDLDAFAAIARERSFRSAARKRGVSASSLSDSLRRLEERLGVRLLNRTTRSVTPTAAGQRLLEKLSPALSEVAAALSQLDSFRDSPAGTLRLNVPSIVLKLFMADLAARFLALYPQITLEIIGEDTFIDVLAAGFDAGIRYDERLERDMIAVPIGPRRQRYVTAAAPAYLEKRGTPQHPRDLLEHSCIRHRFISGATLAWEFERGDEVIAITPSGPIIANAVEMEIEATLAGLGVIRTFEELLAPGIAEGRLVSILEEWDSEFSGPFLYYPSRQHMPAPLRAFVDFVRMEQRKSA
- the dnaG gene encoding DNA primase gives rise to the protein MRFSPTFLDDIRDRVPISNVIARRVSWDKRKTNVSRGDYWACCPFHGEKSPSFHCEDRKGRYHCFGCGVTGDHFRFLTELEGQSFPEAVQTIADMAGVPMPVADPQMEKREKERTSLLDVMEMATQFFQDQLQTANGARARAYLRDRGLTGRTIETFRLGFAPDSRNALKEFLAGKGVSKEQIEACGLVVHENVPVSYDRFRDRIMFPILSSREKVIAFGGRAMSPDAPAKYLNSNETELFHKGNVLYNFARARRSMQGANGEGTIIAVEGYMDVIALHQAGVENAVAPLGTALTENQLDLLWKMTSQPVLCFDGDGAGIRAANRAADLALPHLKPGRSVRFALLPDGKDPDDLVKHEGRAPFDRVMAQAKPLSEMLWDREAKAGKFDTPEARAELEARLRQLVAVIADENVRRHYQQDMRDKLNSFFQPQFQNRGGGERRNFGGSTGSGNFRGQKAGAPAGPRTPVAASDRLTRSGLVRGHQDNTALRECVLALTVINHPSLMLDDYDEIAAIDYDNRDLQKLWSAMLGAAAVVAGPHLTRDYLMECLDVAGFGPLLKNLDQQVRNARLWTATEEAAMEDAREGYRQALAFHKRAKDLRWQKIELERDIAQATEAGDDAEIDRLMRASQEVQYEALRLENQEAIIDGFGVLSGRVKGAASH
- a CDS encoding GatB/YqeY domain-containing protein; the protein is MLRDQLATELKEAMKAKKMDRLGTIRLIQAAIKDRDIANRGVGKEEAGDDEVLQILAKMVKQRDESAKIYEENARPELAAKERAEIVVIQDFMPKQLSDDEVRANIAAIIKEVGAEGPKDMGKIMAALKEHYAGQMDFAKASGTVKELLK
- a CDS encoding MATE family efflux transporter — encoded protein: MDTPIDVRAVAPANDNRWSAHFRATLMLGVPLIGAQLAQFGIGMTDVMIVGQLGAEHLAAMVLSAQFLFTILIFGSGFAIAVIPMVAQAYGRGDVVTVRRSLRMGIWVVICYWLLMQPAFYNSEAILRYFGQKPEVAKLAHGYIIIGQFGVLPGLLYNVMRALVSAIGKAGVILQVTIAMLVLNAIGAYILVLGHFGFPVMGLEGAAIVSVAVQTAGFLFILAFVQGRDETRRYEIFVRFWKPDWHAFFEVIRLGLPISVTILAEVSLFTAASLLMGHIGTIELAAHGIALQWASMAFMIPLGLGQAATVRVGVAHGQGDHAGLVRAAITVLIIASIAAIVGSIIFATVPQLLARLFLDVSLPEAPEVLAYAGPLIVIAGLFQFVDGVQAIASGLLRGLKDARVPMILALIAYWPIGFFLAWAFAFPLGLGGLGIWLGFLVGLAAAAAMLCARFYILVRREGAAAGA
- the carA gene encoding glutamine-hydrolyzing carbamoyl-phosphate synthase small subunit, translated to MTATAPWTTEKPTALLVLADGTVIEGKGIGATGKVQAEAVFNTALTGYEEILTDPSYLGQIVTFTFPHIGNIGTNEEDIEDLTPAARHGAVGVIFKADITEPSNYRAAKHLDAWLKARGIIGLCGIDTRALTAWIRENGSPNAVIAHDPQGNFDVDALKAEAKAWSGLEGLDLAKIASSGQSSQWSQTPWVWNEGYGELGAADTKYHVVCLDYGVKRNILRLFAGLDCKVTVMPATTSAEDVLALQPDGIFLSNGPGDPAATGEYAVPVIKDLISTDIPVFGICLGHQMLGLALGAKTEKMHQGHHGANHPVKDHTTGKVEIVSMNHGFAVDTKSLPEGVEETHVSLFDGTNCGLRVLGKSVFSVQHHPEASPGPQDSHYLFRRFVNMVREKKGESALAER
- a CDS encoding GNAT family N-acetyltransferase — translated: MSDGIIKLLKPDDAEVFKKIRLEALRSEPAAFASRSEDWEVLSLDEWRNRLIEMPVFVAFQDDEPVAIMGLMWQKPSKMAHRATLIMVYVRASLRGTGLALELLEQVTKHADAHGIRQIELAVSAENPAARRFYEREGFVEIGRIPGAFLQDGVEVDEIMMSRRIGSWETRHVSEHWTQPNRR